ACACGTAAACGTATCAAAATCGCACAAAAAACGTAAAAACAGAATGACGGTGCTCgaccaaatttttcgaaaaCAAGAAGACACATAAtcgaaattaaggatttaaaacaagcccacttaccttagactggaagaaaacatgaagaatTCAAAAATCATAGAAGAATCACTCAATCGACACTTCGAAAACATAGCAACACATCTACGGAAAATCAGCCGTTTTAAAAATTCCTTGCGCCTTATTGCACCGTTGGATCGGGCTCGACAGTACATTAATAAGTAcgtcaaataaattatgaaaggtggagatcgggtttggaagtcatTTTAACCTGTTCATGGACGAAAAACTGTAGGTATGCTGTTCTCACCTAgaatctgagcagttttcttgcGAAGGCTGGAAAGaaaaaactaaccgttggattttgctGAATTTTGGATATGATTGTTCAAAACATATGAATGCATATTCGGAACGATGGAGATCTGATTCTGATTTTCTGAGCGAGAGAAACAAATTTCTGAACTTTgacagaattttgatgactGCAGCAGAATTTTAGAgaacaaaaattttgaaaattcttgGGAGCACTTGTGagagaaaatttcgaaaattgcttgcTGGAATGAGGGGTGAAATTTTTAAAGGCCTAGGGGGTATTTATAGGTGCTGGGTGAGAATCTTACCATAaaccaattaatttttttctaaaattgggAGATGCTCCTTCCATAAATATTGATATGCCTCCTTGTTGAGAAAAGCTGTCTTGTTTGTAATATTTACTTCCAATTAAGTGAATATACAGCCTTAATTTACTGTGTATCTTGCACTGGATTTTGAATtccatgtattatttatattttcgaatttattatagctcgaaaataaattcttatacatgtctatatttaattaattatgtgcccaaaaatttgggttctcacaaaatatatcactgattatattatattaatatttatataatataactaTATTATATCTAACCGTCTGGTTATAACAGTCTAACTAGCTGAACTATTTTTTTAAGATAGACTGATTCGATCAAGGATTCGGTTATGAAAATCCAGTGAAAATAAtgtattaatttcgaaataaggctggatatcaatcaaatttggaagaaatattGCATACAAGATAGTTTTCTCAACAAAGAAGCTATCAAATTTTCAGTACTGTCCAGATATATTATGAATTTGTACAAGAAAACAGTCTACATTCAACCATCCAGTCCATCATCAAATTTCAGAATTTGGTAATGGAAGGTACATCTCGATATTTATGGAAGAATTATCTCGAAATTTTGGAAGGAATATCAACCGAATTATGGTAAGATTTTTACTTCAtccctataaataacaccctgaGTCATTCAAGATTTCACACCATTCAAACACTccacattttcgaaattttgctcTCCAAATTCTGTAGAGCAGCGAAGCTTTGTTGCAGTTCAGACTCAGGGGGAAATTCGAAAATCCCATTACACAAAACCTTTCACGTTTTCTTTTCATCCAGATCTGAAGTAAGTGAGCTTGTTTTAAAAGTATAATTTCGTTTATGAATTATTTcgttttttcgaaaattacggTCGAGtgcaattcttcttctaccacTTCTTAATACGATTATcgtatattttatgttttgagcACTGTGATGATTCAACTgaatatgggtgggaatcccaataTGCATAATATGTTTATGGCCCTTACACGGTGGGATTGTAACCgttatacggcctcgcccccttagatgaGTAAAAATTagagactgatatcagtaaaccatggaAAATTGAGGAATCTCAATGTCTTGGCCAAAATTATGCTTATGGTTATGATGATGACATGTTATGAGACTCATGTTATGCATAATATGATATGTGGTTTTCGAAATTTATGTGTATTCGTTATGTATGTGCTCGAATGGTCCGCACTtactgagtgacgaccatatcactcaccccttactctaacATCCCAAGATAAGTCAGAAGAAGAAATCAATGAAGATGAACAAGACGGTTTTGGGGCTGATATTAAGTAAatcaagaagtttattttagttttcgCTTAATAAGTTTTAAGCGTTTCCGCATATTTTTAtcgttttaaaaatttataaagacAATTTTAGaattgattatgagtaataaacgGGTTTTTGGTTTATATTGTACTACAatgcttgttgttttcaattgtgtggttgtaaaacaacgGCGATGTCGATTAATCCCGATTTCAGGGCGTGACATATTATAGAtagatatcatcaacataataagcaataatattatatattcatAGTGTACCTAAGCAAAATTAAAAACTTCTGCAACCAGGTGGAGGAAATGTTCAAACTGGAATGGGCAAGTATAGAAGAACAATGGAAGTTGAGAGAAACAAGGATGCAAGAAACATTGAGATTGGAAAGGATTGAGCTTGAAAATCAATGGAAACAATTTGAGACTAGGATTTTAACACAAGTCATGAGGTAAGAAATTATATATGGAACAATACAAATTGTGGTGAAAATAATGAAATGGCCTCCATTCAATCCACAGGATGCTTCAGGATCCGATTCCAGTACCGAATCCGAAAAACATGGAGCTCCTGTTCTTGAACAAGATTTGTCAGCCGATCTCCACAGGTGAAGAAATAAAAGGAATGGACTCCACTTTTATTGAACTGGTTCTACTTGATAGCAGCACTCGGGCCATAGTCGATGCTGGACCCATAGCATCTTCGAGTGTTGAAATAGTTGCACTCGAAAATGGATCCGATGATCCGACAGCAGGAGAATTCGAAGAAAAAATTGTGAGAGTGGAAGGGAAGTTGCCTCTTCTTGAAGGAAATGTGTGCAAACTAGAAGGTGGCAGAGGTGTTTTGAGGAATGTCAAGTTCAGACATCATGCGATCGATGTGAAGCCACCGGTGTTCCGATtaggggcaagagttgctgaaAAGTTTGATGGGTTCATTGTGAAAGAAGCCAAGACTGAATCTCTTAAAGTCAAGAGTTACCGCAGCAAATGTAAGTTTCGTCTATCCCACCTTAATCTAAACAAATCGTCGGTTTCTTTGTCTTTACTATCACTTGATTTGTTATATCTGATCTTTAGATtccaagaaaatcgagttcccAAATCTGGAGTCTAAGATTTGGGAACTGAAAAATATACAAAGACGTGGTAAGATACATGAGCGTCTGAAAGCCAAAGGAATCCATACCGTCGGGAAATTTCTGATCCAGCTCCTGATAAATCATCAAGAACTGCAAAATGTAACATTCTTTTTACTTACCTTTTCTCTGCTTTTTTCCTTCTTAttcttttaactttaaaaattGCTAATGGATGCATTTCCCTTTATTGGTTTATATGTAGATTGTTGGTCTGAAGGGAAAGAAGTGGGAAGCCACTGTAAGCCATGCTAAGAAATGCCAGAGTGACAGGATGTACTGTTACATAAATTCCCACGAAAATTCCTCCGTAGTTTTTGACATTTGCGGGAAGTTGCAAGGACTGTGTTCAGAAGGCCAGTATGCTGCTGCGAATATGTTGTCTGAAAACAAGAAGGTATACTTCAAAGAACACTCTAAattctctttctttctttcgtTTTGTTTCCTTCCTTTTAATTTATTAGGAAAACGAGCTGTGCTAATATAATATCTGCCCAAACCCAAGCAAATTTTATCAAGAAAATCCGAAACAAAGCCCTGTTTTGGTTTGATTTGTAGAACTAAACCAGTTGTTAACCTTTTTATGACAGGTTTATGCTGACAAGTTATTGTCATATGCTCTTGAACACTGGGAAAATGTCACCTCTTTTGATGATCTGAATTCTCTTCAACAGCACATGGCTGCCATAAAAGCCTCTCTCAAGCCGTCGAGTTCTGGCACTCCAGGCCATCGCGATGCAAATCCTGATACTGGAACTAGTACAATGATCGATTCTTCCATCGACGGAAAATATCTGGATCCACTACTCGATCATCCCAGAAACCTCAATGCAGGTGTAGATACATCGGTATATAGTGGCTGGTTCGGTACAGATGATCTGGGCTACATGGTTGATTCACCCTTGTGGGCTGACCGATATTCTGATATGGATCTTGGCAGGAGACCAGACGATTCAGATATCGGATGTGTAGTTTATGGTTATGGTATGCAGCAACAAGAATTCGTAGATGACATGAATATTGTTGCAAGTATGGACGAAAATGGGATTATGTTAGCCGAGTCGGATGTTATTGGTAGTTCTTCTGCAGTTTGGAGGAAGTACAGGATGCTGTTTCGTTGCTTATCCAAATGGCGCCTAATCAGGAAATTGTCAAAATTTGAAGCTAATCCAGCCTGGAAGAAGCAGAAAATTTGAcgcgaaaaaaaaaaaaaatttatttgatttttgatgTGATCTTTGCAATTACTATATTGATTTTATATGGATTTGTTATTGaaactttaatttatttaaatgctttattTCGAAATGAATGTTGATTTTCAActgataaaatataaataaagcatattagatatttttttCTACATTGTATAAAAAAtggagtagatctcttgtgagacgatttcacgaatctttatctgtgagacgggtcaatcctaccgatattcacaataaaagtaatactcttagtataaaaagtaatactttttcatggatgatccaaataaaagatctgtctcacaaaatacgactcgtgagaccgtctcacacaaattttgtcCTAAAAAATGTTGGTCGTACATCAGTGGTAGCTTTAACATTCTTCAACTATCTTGGCCATACATAATACATTCGAAATTTTCTTGTTTAATTTGCATAACTTCATCGATCAAACACTAATCCAAATTGAACAATTATTTAGCGTATAGGAAATCGATATCCTGACACACAAAAACAAGAtgaaaactattttttttaatataatatttgtgaaTTAAAACATCCACACACATATCTGGAAATAGATTTATTTtagatatataattaattagtttataattatatatttcataagtTTATCATACTTTGTTCCAAAATATAACTTTTTAATATGAGGTAATCATCTCTTTTGACAGACATTCAAATACACATGTATATGCAACAAACTATCCAAAATTTACCTTATGAATATTTTATGTTGGGCTGTAATAATTGTTTCTTTTGAATAAAGCAATCGAAACGTAACGCTTGAACTGCTGtaggatttaaaatatttgagttgatccGTCCCTGCATATAAAAGATTGTATATATTACGGTTATACACTTGAAAAAATACATAGGAATACCCATCCATTAAAATCCTCAATTATAATACACAAGCTATTATTCAATATTGCAAATTTATGATCCATGTGGAATTGGAAAAATAAAATCGAAGTGAATTGTTTAtccaatatataaatttataatgttATCTTAGGTTGTAATGATTAATGATGCAAAACTGTAACTCAATGTCTTTATTGAACTTGAGCGAATTTTTCTAAAACGCACGAAAAAGCTTTGAATTAAGCACAAAGTAAGCACGAAAAAAGGCTTTGAATGAGGCCAAACCCTTTACCAGTATTTGTAAGTGTAAACGTTGGTAAGGTTGAGAATTAtgtcaaatttaaaatatttgaaatttataaaatattaataagttTATACAATATTATTTAGAAGAATTATACCAAattcaatatctttcaatttgaagagaaaaaatatatattgctCCAATTTACTCATGGGGTATTTGCCTCATTAAGAAAATcattagaaaataatttttgcaaaggaaattttcattttacccttatttaatagatttttcaataacatacaaaattttgaaattcattaATGTATTTAATGATAATGATATTGattaaaaaaagataaaataataatatgcatAAAAAATGTGACtcagataaaaaatatatatataatttttatatttgggACGGATGTAGTACTATATATTTTGTGTTTGTCGTCGTACATAAAAAGCAAGTCGAGTCGAAATCTAGCTGGAGCATTAATTAAGAATTTTCATCATCTTATTGCATGTATGTGAGAAACTTAaaccaaaattttctttttcttaaaaaaaaaagccAATTATAAAGCTTTGTTTACAtagatttatgaattttatagaTTATACAAAAGTATAATATTATTTAGCTAAAATTAATTTTCACATTTTAATTTGAGTCTCATTGATCCATCACACATTTGGCTCCAACCTTGAATTTGACTGCATGGCTGACCCGTGACAGTCCATTTTCGTGACTATAAAAACGCTGCCTCAGGGTTCTTCTTCTCTCAATTGCTTTCTTCTTTGTAAGAACTCCACACAGACATGTTATTTTTCGAATACTGCTAATCAATTCAATCATAGaacttttcttttgttgatatAGATCTACACGTTTTTCTCTGATCTGATCATATATGATCGTTTTTATAAAGATTTTTGATATCTgaattttccttttcttgtaAATTAAGTAGCAAAGATTGGCGATGGCGCAACATTCTTGCTGCAATAAACAGATGGTGAAAAGGGGTCTTTGGTCACCTGAAGAAGACGAAAAACTCATCAACTACATCACCACCCATGGCCATGTCTGTTGGCGTTCAGTTCCCGAATTtgcaggtatatatatatatatatatatacactgaCAAAACACAAATGTGTGTGTGATATAACGCGTGATTTGATTTTGCAACTCACTTTCCCCGTGATTAAATGAAGGAAAAACCTTTAAAAACACTAGATCGTAGACATCCCTTCTAGCGCGCGTGCGTGCGCGTGCGCGTgcgtatgtatatatatatacatgtaaatATAAATGTTACATCTGTTTAATTTCATTAATTTTGGTGAAACAAGGGCTCCAAAGATGTGGTAAGAGTTGCAGATTGAGGTGGATTAATTATCTGAGGCCTGATTTGAAGAGAGGAAGTTTCACTCGCCGTGAAGCATCTATAGTCATTGAGCTCCACAGAACCCTAGGAAACAGGTTTTTGTCATTTAATTTGATCATATAAAATaggaaaataatttatttaaaaattttgtacaaattttttttaggtGGTCTCAAATAGCGAAACATCTCCCTGGAAGAACAGATAATGAAGTGAAGAATTTTTGGAATTCAAGCATCAAGAAGAAGTTCATTGCTCAACAGAATCAAATATTCCATGCTG
This window of the Primulina tabacum isolate GXHZ01 chromosome 12, ASM2559414v2, whole genome shotgun sequence genome carries:
- the LOC142521255 gene encoding calmodulin-binding protein 60 D-like isoform X2 — translated: MGDDQWIYNMVEEMFKLEWASIEEQWKLRETRMQETLRLERIELENQWKQFETRILTQVMRMLQDPIPVPNPKNMELLFLNKICQPISTGEEIKGMDSTFIELVLLDSSTRAIVDAGPIASSSVEIVALENGSDDPTAGEFEEKIVRVEGKLPLLEGNVCKLEGGRGVLRNVKFRHHAIDVKPPVFRLGARVAEKFDGFIVKEAKTESLKVKSYRSKYSKKIEFPNLESKIWELKNIQRRGKIHERLKAKGIHTVGKFLIQLLINHQELQNIVGLKGKKWEATVSHAKKCQSDRMYCYINSHENSSVVFDICGKLQGLCSEGQYAAANMLSENKKVYADKLLSYALEHWENVTSFDDLNSLQQHMAAIKASLKPSSSGTPGHRDANPDTGTSTMIDSSIDGKYLDPLLDHPRNLNAGDQTIQISDV
- the LOC142521255 gene encoding calmodulin-binding protein 60 A-like isoform X1, translating into MGDDQWIYNMVEEMFKLEWASIEEQWKLRETRMQETLRLERIELENQWKQFETRILTQVMRMLQDPIPVPNPKNMELLFLNKICQPISTGEEIKGMDSTFIELVLLDSSTRAIVDAGPIASSSVEIVALENGSDDPTAGEFEEKIVRVEGKLPLLEGNVCKLEGGRGVLRNVKFRHHAIDVKPPVFRLGARVAEKFDGFIVKEAKTESLKVKSYRSKYSKKIEFPNLESKIWELKNIQRRGKIHERLKAKGIHTVGKFLIQLLINHQELQNIVGLKGKKWEATVSHAKKCQSDRMYCYINSHENSSVVFDICGKLQGLCSEGQYAAANMLSENKKVYADKLLSYALEHWENVTSFDDLNSLQQHMAAIKASLKPSSSGTPGHRDANPDTGTSTMIDSSIDGKYLDPLLDHPRNLNAGVDTSVYSGWFGTDDLGYMVDSPLWADRYSDMDLGRRPDDSDIGCVVYGYGMQQQEFVDDMNIVASMDENGIMLAESDVIGSSSAVWRKYRMLFRCLSKWRLIRKLSKFEANPAWKKQKI